Proteins co-encoded in one Balearica regulorum gibbericeps isolate bBalReg1 chromosome 24, bBalReg1.pri, whole genome shotgun sequence genomic window:
- the LOC142604994 gene encoding feather keratin Cos2-3-like: MSCYNQCQPCQPCGPTPLANSCNEPCVRQCQNSTVVIEPPAVVVTLPGPILSSFPQNTVVGSSTSAAVGSILSCDGVPINSGCCDLSCITSRYCGSRRCPPC, encoded by the coding sequence ATGTCCTGCTACAaccagtgccagccctgccagccctgcggccCGACCCCGCTGGCCAACAGCTGCAACGAGCCCTGCGTCAGGCAGTGCCAGAACTCCACCGTCGTCATTGAGCCGCCTGCTGTGGTGGTGACCCTGCCcggccccatcctcagctccttcccacagaacaccgttgtgggctcctccacctccgctgctgttggcagcatcctcagctgtGACGGAGTGCCCATCAACTCTGGGTGCTGTGACCTCTCCTGCATCACCAGCCGCTACTGTGGCAGCAGAAGGTGCCCCCCTTGCTAA